A section of the Desulfomonile tiedjei genome encodes:
- a CDS encoding dienelactone hydrolase family protein — translation MNRRPLEKASPTILTIFLVFALCFVSHAERTDVEIPLTGRETLPGYYFLPDTSVDNPWPGVVVAANAGGAKLIQFHAYCRKLAKNGYAVLLLDASGYPPCLTPGPDSWRKMPHHIWAWINHLSVVARLAMGHQWYIRNIDSAVSYLASQPRVNSAKIAVSGFSQSANAALAYANKNSRIRCVVWNNGGWPWILPYEPAELPPVLIFHGEADGVYDVRYARELAAQLEAAKRNFECCIYPGERHMFNVYYQLDQPGDDDKPVLTSSLQVLVDFLERFLKRDAVTASQAVGGP, via the coding sequence ATGAACCGCCGTCCATTGGAAAAGGCATCGCCCACGATTTTGACTATTTTCCTTGTATTCGCCCTCTGCTTTGTTTCCCACGCGGAGAGAACAGATGTTGAAATCCCTCTGACGGGGCGGGAGACGCTTCCAGGTTATTACTTTTTGCCGGACACATCGGTTGACAACCCGTGGCCAGGAGTGGTGGTGGCCGCGAACGCCGGGGGAGCGAAATTAATCCAATTCCACGCGTATTGTAGGAAGCTGGCGAAGAACGGTTATGCAGTGCTCCTGTTGGACGCTTCGGGTTATCCGCCATGCCTGACACCAGGACCGGATAGTTGGAGGAAGATGCCACATCATATTTGGGCATGGATAAACCATTTGTCTGTGGTTGCCCGGCTCGCGATGGGCCATCAATGGTATATTCGGAACATCGATAGCGCGGTGAGTTACCTGGCCAGTCAGCCCAGAGTGAACTCGGCAAAAATAGCGGTTTCGGGATTTTCCCAGTCGGCAAACGCTGCGCTGGCTTATGCCAACAAAAACTCAAGAATAAGGTGTGTCGTTTGGAACAACGGTGGATGGCCCTGGATTCTCCCTTATGAGCCGGCGGAGTTGCCTCCGGTATTGATATTCCATGGAGAAGCCGATGGGGTATACGATGTGCGGTATGCACGCGAGCTGGCCGCGCAGCTCGAAGCAGCCAAGAGGAACTTCGAATGTTGCATCTATCCTGGGGAGCGACACATGTTCAATGTGTATTACCAACTTGACCAGCCGGGAGACGATGACAAACCTGTCCTAACCTCCAGCTTGCAAGTCCTTGTAGATTTTTTGGAGCGCTTCCTAAAAAGGGATGCGGTAACCGCATCTCAAGCCGTTGGCGGACCATAA
- a CDS encoding cation transporter produces MATALVVGTVLMALKFYAYWITGSSAILSDALESIINVVASAFALWSVLLAHKPPDETHPYGHGKIEFFSAGFEGALIILAAVGIFQQGLRQILHPQELPQLQEGLIILVGVSLVNLALGLFLVRVGKRTRSLALVADGKHVLTDVYTSGGVFAGLILVYFTGRYSLDGVVACAVGINIVIAGVQLVRQAFGGLMDTSDPDLLDEISSLLARNRKDIWIDVHKLRAWRSGRHVHVDFHLILPRELALEEGHREVKELEDIFNRHFRGLADILIHLDPCTDPECPVCWFDPCETRRKGSAQQRPWHRDTLTSDIPTHQRLTVPEKGKPFG; encoded by the coding sequence ATGGCCACAGCGCTTGTTGTGGGCACGGTGCTGATGGCTTTGAAGTTCTACGCCTACTGGATAACCGGCTCCTCAGCGATCTTATCGGATGCTCTGGAGTCCATAATCAATGTGGTGGCCAGTGCTTTTGCGCTTTGGAGCGTCTTACTCGCGCACAAGCCTCCTGACGAGACCCATCCTTACGGGCACGGTAAGATAGAGTTCTTTTCAGCGGGATTCGAGGGCGCGCTGATCATCCTGGCCGCAGTGGGGATTTTCCAGCAAGGCTTGCGTCAAATCTTGCATCCGCAAGAGCTTCCTCAACTTCAAGAAGGACTGATCATTCTCGTCGGCGTGAGTTTGGTTAATCTTGCACTGGGATTGTTTCTGGTTCGAGTCGGCAAACGGACGAGATCACTTGCCCTGGTTGCGGACGGGAAACATGTTCTGACGGACGTGTACACGTCGGGAGGCGTTTTTGCCGGGCTCATTCTGGTCTATTTCACGGGCCGGTACAGCCTTGACGGGGTGGTGGCCTGCGCGGTCGGCATCAACATAGTCATTGCCGGCGTACAGCTGGTTCGTCAGGCCTTTGGAGGTCTCATGGACACCTCCGACCCCGACCTGCTGGACGAAATCAGCTCCTTACTGGCCCGCAACAGGAAAGACATTTGGATAGATGTGCACAAACTCCGAGCCTGGCGTTCCGGAAGGCATGTGCATGTGGATTTCCATCTGATTCTGCCCAGAGAACTGGCGCTTGAAGAAGGTCATCGCGAGGTCAAAGAGCTTGAGGATATTTTCAATCGGCATTTTCGGGGTCTGGCTGACATTCTGATACATTTGGACCCGTGCACCGATCCGGAATGCCCGGTCTGCTGGTTCGATCCGTGTGAAACCCGCCGGAAAGGCAGCGCACAACAACGGCCTTGGCACCGCGATACTTTGACCTCCGATATACCGACCCACCAGCGGCTCACAGTTCCGGAAAAAGGAAAACCGTTCGGCTGA
- a CDS encoding universal stress protein, with amino-acid sequence MIPKKVLACTDFSENSVPARISAIEYAKAFRAELLILHVVNSRLLGYPTLANRVPTETALIQENIREGVEEELELLANDCRREVEKVSTHYRTGAPAEEIVRFAEEQSADLIIMGTHGWTGVRHLIVGSVAENVVRTANCPVLTVRSTAG; translated from the coding sequence ATGATCCCCAAGAAGGTCCTGGCCTGCACAGATTTCTCGGAGAATTCGGTGCCCGCCCGAATTTCCGCCATAGAGTACGCAAAGGCTTTTCGTGCTGAGCTTCTGATTTTGCACGTGGTAAACTCGCGTCTCTTGGGCTACCCCACCCTGGCTAACAGAGTTCCCACCGAAACCGCGCTGATTCAGGAAAACATTCGCGAAGGTGTTGAAGAAGAACTGGAATTGCTCGCCAATGATTGCAGACGCGAAGTGGAAAAAGTTAGCACTCATTACCGAACAGGAGCCCCGGCCGAGGAAATAGTGCGTTTTGCCGAAGAACAATCGGCGGATCTCATCATTATGGGGACTCACGGATGGACCGGGGTGCGGCATCTCATAGTGGGGAGTGTCGCGGAAAATGTGGTTAGGACGGCCAATTGTCCAGTCCTCACTGTCAGGTCCACTGCCGGCTGA
- a CDS encoding DEAD/DEAH box helicase, with the protein MLADIGKPEPTPFIPDPFQVEALERIQMEDVVVSAPTGSGKTWIALEATKKYLSRGSGGIWYATPLKALSNAKYGEFGELFGRDRVGILTGDRKENSDAAVIVGTTEILRNQLYDAMQAGVDLDISLVILDEAHYLGDLDRGVVWEEVLIYLPPRVRILLLSATISNAETLAGWLSHIRGSHCSVVFSDERPVPLHVLFRTPEGDLTPFFRGQRLFPAAAAQAKADKGRKRGRDSGFPDVNGIVETLREFDLLPAIVFLKSRSECDKAMDRLLPSPQRPSHGGFSKELKALVETYPELKTHRQLDRLLESRAGSHHAGQLPTWRLLVEKMMVQGHLEVIFSTSTVAAGVNFPARTVVLLQSDRFNGRSFVDMSATDIHQMTGRAGRRGMDKAGFILVVPGKFLNIPLVQELLLSEPEPLQSRIAVNFSMTLNLLLSHDPQGVERLLGFSFAGFHESRREADRVHKRLIKGFRKHLSLLRELDYVDEKGVPTYDGRWAARLRLDHPLLIAELIREGEFNKLTPEELAALIAPFVVDKDKEVLLSRELWQNTRPLWKRFRSMVKKLKPVAQFMVMRGFEVPPILFWPSAAVYLWAQDVEWDELSRHLTADEGDLSMMILRTADHLRQLLSLQDEEPQLAATSREALSLLVRSPLV; encoded by the coding sequence TTGTTGGCTGATATTGGGAAGCCCGAACCGACTCCGTTCATCCCGGACCCTTTCCAGGTTGAGGCTCTGGAAAGAATTCAGATGGAGGATGTGGTAGTCAGCGCGCCAACCGGTTCGGGAAAGACCTGGATAGCCTTGGAGGCTACCAAGAAGTACCTTAGCCGCGGCTCGGGGGGGATTTGGTATGCCACACCTTTAAAGGCGCTTTCCAACGCAAAATATGGAGAGTTCGGGGAGTTGTTCGGCCGGGACAGGGTCGGGATTCTGACGGGAGATCGCAAAGAGAATTCCGACGCGGCGGTGATTGTCGGCACAACGGAGATCCTTCGCAATCAACTCTACGACGCCATGCAGGCGGGGGTGGATCTTGACATAAGTCTCGTGATTCTCGACGAGGCCCATTATTTGGGAGATCTCGACAGAGGAGTCGTGTGGGAAGAGGTCCTTATCTATCTCCCTCCCCGCGTCAGGATTCTGCTGCTTTCCGCGACCATTTCCAACGCGGAGACTTTGGCGGGCTGGCTGTCTCATATCCGAGGCTCTCATTGTTCGGTGGTTTTTTCTGATGAGCGCCCCGTGCCTCTGCACGTGCTTTTCAGGACCCCGGAGGGAGACCTGACACCGTTCTTCCGCGGCCAGCGGCTCTTTCCTGCGGCGGCGGCCCAAGCCAAGGCTGACAAGGGCCGTAAAAGAGGCCGTGATTCCGGCTTTCCGGACGTAAATGGAATAGTGGAGACCCTTCGTGAGTTCGATCTGCTGCCCGCGATAGTTTTCCTGAAATCCCGATCTGAGTGCGACAAGGCCATGGACAGGCTCTTGCCCTCTCCTCAACGGCCCAGCCACGGGGGTTTTTCCAAAGAACTGAAGGCCCTCGTCGAGACTTACCCCGAGTTGAAAACCCACCGCCAGCTCGATCGGCTGCTGGAATCCCGCGCAGGGTCTCACCACGCGGGCCAGCTTCCTACGTGGCGATTGCTGGTCGAGAAGATGATGGTCCAGGGACACCTCGAGGTAATCTTTTCCACCTCGACGGTCGCAGCGGGCGTCAATTTCCCGGCGCGAACGGTGGTCTTGTTGCAAAGCGATCGGTTCAACGGACGCTCTTTTGTGGACATGTCAGCCACCGACATACACCAAATGACCGGTCGCGCCGGCCGACGCGGGATGGACAAAGCCGGATTCATTTTGGTGGTCCCCGGAAAATTTCTGAACATTCCTCTGGTGCAGGAGCTGCTTCTGTCGGAACCTGAACCGTTACAGTCCAGGATAGCCGTCAACTTTTCCATGACCCTCAATCTGCTGCTTTCGCATGATCCGCAGGGTGTGGAGAGGCTCCTGGGTTTCTCTTTCGCCGGATTCCACGAGAGTCGTCGAGAGGCGGACAGGGTTCACAAGCGACTGATAAAAGGCTTTAGGAAGCACCTGAGCTTGCTCCGCGAACTGGACTATGTTGATGAAAAGGGTGTGCCCACTTATGACGGGCGATGGGCCGCGCGCCTTCGACTGGACCACCCGCTGCTCATAGCCGAACTTATCCGGGAGGGCGAGTTCAATAAACTTACTCCCGAGGAACTTGCCGCGCTCATCGCGCCGTTTGTGGTGGACAAAGATAAGGAAGTCCTGCTCAGCCGCGAATTGTGGCAAAACACGAGGCCGCTGTGGAAAAGGTTCCGCAGCATGGTGAAAAAACTCAAGCCCGTTGCCCAGTTCATGGTCATGCGAGGCTTTGAGGTCCCGCCGATTTTGTTCTGGCCCTCGGCCGCAGTATACCTTTGGGCTCAAGACGTCGAATGGGATGAATTGAGCCGCCACTTGACTGCGGATGAAGGCGACCTGTCCATGATGATCTTGCGGACCGCGGATCACCTCCGCCAACTTCTTTCCCTTCAGGATGAAGAGCCGCAACTAGCGGCCACCTCGCGCGAGGCCTTGTCTCTGTTGGTAAGATCTCCCCTGGTGTGA
- a CDS encoding GDP-mannose 4,6-dehydratase, whose protein sequence is MANVVITGASGFVGANLARHLLGLGHRVNLILRERHADWRIRDILNDVIVHLADLRDSNLLTRVIKGIRPEWVFHLAAHGAYSSQSDARQILETNLMGTVNLVHACMETEFEVLVNTGSSSEYGFKDHAPTETEMLEPNSYYAVGKASATMLCGYIARSRGVRIPTLRLYSVYGPYEEPTRLMPTLVLKGLQNALPPLVDPDIARDFVYVDDVVQAYLLAAMVQDQDRDVVYNVGTGVQTSIREVVAIARRQLNITTEPKWASMTNRIWDTGTWVSDSGLIKQKLEWRPRYSFEQGFSKMVEWFGNNPVVMKAYRSSI, encoded by the coding sequence ATGGCCAACGTCGTCATAACAGGAGCCTCGGGCTTTGTGGGGGCCAATCTTGCCCGCCACCTTCTAGGGCTCGGCCACAGAGTCAATCTCATTCTCCGGGAGCGACATGCGGATTGGCGAATCAGGGACATCCTGAACGACGTGATTGTCCATTTGGCGGACCTGCGGGACTCGAACCTGCTCACCCGCGTTATTAAGGGGATTCGGCCGGAATGGGTTTTCCATCTGGCTGCACACGGCGCGTACTCGTCTCAGAGCGATGCAAGGCAGATTCTGGAAACCAATTTAATGGGGACTGTGAATCTCGTTCATGCGTGTATGGAAACCGAGTTTGAGGTTCTCGTCAACACAGGGTCATCCTCGGAATATGGCTTCAAGGACCATGCTCCCACGGAAACCGAAATGCTGGAGCCTAACAGCTATTACGCGGTGGGCAAGGCCTCTGCAACCATGCTTTGCGGATACATTGCGAGAAGCCGCGGAGTAAGGATTCCCACACTGAGACTTTATTCAGTTTACGGACCGTATGAAGAGCCCACGCGCCTTATGCCCACGCTTGTCCTGAAGGGTCTGCAAAACGCACTGCCGCCGCTTGTAGATCCTGACATCGCTCGCGATTTCGTTTACGTGGACGATGTGGTGCAGGCTTATCTCCTGGCAGCGATGGTCCAGGATCAAGACCGGGACGTAGTTTACAACGTCGGCACAGGGGTACAGACCAGCATCCGGGAGGTCGTCGCGATCGCGCGGAGACAGCTCAACATAACAACGGAGCCTAAATGGGCTTCCATGACAAATCGAATCTGGGATACCGGAACATGGGTGTCCGATAGCGGACTTATAAAACAGAAGTTAGAATGGAGGCCCCGGTATTCATTTGAACAAGGTTTCTCAAAAATGGTGGAGTGGTTTGGCAATAATCCCGTCGTAATGAAAGCCTACCGATCATCGATATAA
- a CDS encoding sulfotransferase, whose amino-acid sequence MEFRFLMLSAMYENGGNTVHRFLDGHPQMYVYPFESQVGSHLVHDHLTSMFPVKYRWPVFDLAATPFQDYKAIIDEECKVRARTPLVSKFQHMPFDLSDEERCDLFVKYVNQTGRSRGGNVAAFFRATFDAWKDYKRSGEEQFYVGYSPIIAVDADKILQDLPHAHVLHVVRNPWSAYADTKKRPVPMSLERYLTAWVTTQYHALMNHKLNPDRVHLVRFEDVVADPQRALGEVCSKLGLRAESSLQRPTWNGEALEEVYPWGTIRRASPEANKATAHELSKEEIEAVKAWAQPYIETFDYGSFL is encoded by the coding sequence ATGGAATTTCGGTTTCTAATGCTTTCGGCTATGTACGAAAACGGTGGCAACACGGTTCACCGGTTCTTGGACGGCCATCCCCAGATGTACGTTTATCCCTTTGAATCACAGGTGGGGAGCCATCTGGTGCATGACCATCTCACTTCCATGTTTCCTGTGAAATACCGTTGGCCTGTTTTTGATCTTGCTGCCACGCCTTTTCAGGACTACAAAGCCATCATCGACGAAGAGTGCAAGGTCCGCGCACGCACGCCGCTTGTGAGCAAGTTCCAGCACATGCCCTTTGATTTGAGCGACGAGGAACGGTGCGATCTCTTCGTGAAATACGTGAATCAAACCGGCCGGTCCAGGGGCGGCAATGTGGCCGCGTTTTTCCGCGCTACTTTCGACGCGTGGAAGGATTATAAACGTTCCGGCGAGGAACAGTTCTATGTGGGGTACAGCCCTATTATCGCGGTGGACGCGGACAAAATCCTGCAAGATTTGCCTCATGCACATGTACTTCACGTAGTCCGCAATCCGTGGTCAGCTTATGCCGACACCAAGAAACGGCCCGTCCCAATGTCCTTGGAGCGATATTTGACGGCCTGGGTCACCACTCAGTATCACGCGTTGATGAATCATAAGCTCAACCCGGACCGAGTTCACCTGGTGCGCTTTGAGGACGTGGTTGCCGATCCGCAGCGGGCCTTGGGAGAAGTGTGTTCCAAGCTGGGTCTTCGAGCTGAAAGCTCTTTGCAGCGGCCCACATGGAACGGTGAAGCCTTGGAAGAGGTCTATCCCTGGGGCACTATCCGAAGAGCTTCGCCGGAGGCTAATAAGGCTACGGCCCATGAGTTGTCCAAGGAAGAGATCGAAGCAGTGAAAGCATGGGCTCAGCCCTACATTGAGACTTTTGACTACGGGAGTTTTCTCTAA
- a CDS encoding DUF4915 domain-containing protein, which produces MSKPDRDGEREAMWERQNEEFRDPAEIVAYWQGARSVDRRLLEFETQGKWWETLHDLDITLLVTREYEHLLLGMSTDESAGPVTSLMRLPHPSGLAVDRENGVVHVASTRNPNQIFDFAPLNGLMSRLDVPETRLEDKLLVPVRTRILPGCLYIHDLAMVGGELHANSVGQNAVVRLHASGRHERVWWPRCIETDDGPVFGQNHLQLNSIAAGDNLESSFFSASTDEVTDLRPGDPDFPVDRRGVIFSGESREPVARDLTRPHSARFYKGEIWVDNSGYGEVGFIEGEKFRPVSGLPGWTRGLCFSKNTMFVGTSRVLPRFRQYAPGLDVDSSRCGVHAIDTATGRLLGSIFWPFGSQIFSVDWLPRGFAKGLPFSVGSDTANHREKLLFYSFQVEDLQED; this is translated from the coding sequence TTGAGCAAGCCGGACCGGGATGGCGAGCGGGAAGCCATGTGGGAGCGCCAAAACGAAGAATTTCGTGATCCCGCGGAGATCGTCGCTTACTGGCAAGGGGCTCGGAGTGTCGACCGGCGGCTTCTGGAATTCGAGACACAGGGGAAGTGGTGGGAAACCCTACACGATCTTGACATAACCCTGCTTGTAACTCGGGAATACGAACATCTTCTGCTTGGCATGAGCACGGACGAATCCGCGGGTCCGGTCACGTCGCTAATGAGGCTACCTCATCCTTCAGGACTGGCGGTTGATCGCGAAAATGGGGTGGTTCATGTAGCGAGCACGCGCAATCCGAATCAGATATTCGACTTTGCGCCGTTGAATGGATTGATGTCTCGTCTCGACGTGCCGGAAACGCGATTGGAAGACAAGCTGCTGGTCCCTGTCCGCACACGAATTCTGCCGGGGTGTCTTTACATTCACGATCTGGCCATGGTGGGCGGGGAACTCCATGCCAATTCGGTCGGACAGAACGCTGTAGTCAGACTGCACGCCTCAGGCAGACACGAACGGGTTTGGTGGCCCCGGTGCATTGAAACCGATGACGGGCCGGTGTTTGGCCAAAACCATCTCCAACTGAACTCCATTGCAGCGGGCGATAATTTGGAGTCCTCGTTCTTCTCCGCGTCAACAGACGAGGTCACCGACCTCCGGCCGGGAGATCCTGATTTCCCTGTGGACCGCAGAGGCGTGATCTTCTCCGGAGAGTCAAGGGAGCCCGTAGCTCGCGACCTTACGCGACCTCACTCCGCGCGATTTTACAAAGGTGAGATCTGGGTGGACAACAGTGGTTACGGAGAGGTCGGTTTCATCGAGGGAGAAAAGTTCCGCCCGGTATCCGGCTTGCCCGGATGGACGAGAGGACTCTGTTTCAGCAAAAACACGATGTTCGTCGGCACGTCCCGCGTACTGCCGCGTTTCAGGCAGTACGCTCCGGGCCTGGATGTGGATTCCAGCCGGTGCGGCGTTCACGCGATTGATACAGCCACGGGACGGCTGTTGGGGAGCATCTTCTGGCCTTTTGGAAGCCAGATCTTTTCAGTGGACTGGCTGCCTCGGGGTTTCGCCAAGGGCCTGCCATTTAGTGTAGGGAGCGATACCGCGAACCATAGAGAAAAATTGCTCTTCTATTCATTTCAGGTCGAGGATTTACAGGAGGATTGA
- a CDS encoding glycosyltransferase yields MIETPHVSVVLPVYNQADHIEHIVKNYLAALDNLKQSIEIILVVNASRDGSLERCESLTGSYPLLKVLHNDLPGWGRALKAGFAASSGEILCYTNSARTSSYALALHIMLGLANPGLVIKANRRLRHPFVRRMGSVFYNVQCRNLFDLPVWDVNGTPKVFSRDTLDSLDLKENGDLVDLEFIVRCKQLGLQILEVPIVSTVRHGGESTTNWASAVRMYWGAFRMWRSTASDQNPDRGSEN; encoded by the coding sequence ATGATTGAAACCCCGCACGTCTCAGTTGTCCTACCGGTCTATAACCAGGCGGATCACATCGAACACATTGTCAAAAACTACTTGGCCGCTCTTGACAACTTGAAACAGTCGATCGAGATCATACTTGTGGTCAATGCAAGCCGAGACGGCTCTCTGGAACGCTGCGAGTCTCTAACCGGTTCGTATCCGCTGCTAAAGGTCCTACACAACGATCTGCCCGGATGGGGGAGAGCGCTGAAGGCCGGCTTTGCCGCGTCAAGTGGAGAAATACTGTGTTACACGAACTCGGCGCGCACCAGTTCATACGCCCTGGCTCTCCACATCATGCTGGGATTGGCTAATCCGGGCCTGGTGATCAAGGCTAACCGTAGGCTTCGCCACCCGTTCGTGAGGAGAATGGGATCGGTGTTCTACAATGTTCAGTGCAGAAACCTATTCGATCTCCCTGTTTGGGATGTGAACGGGACCCCGAAGGTTTTCAGCCGAGATACATTGGATAGTCTCGATCTGAAAGAAAACGGCGATCTGGTGGACCTGGAATTCATTGTCAGGTGCAAGCAACTCGGGCTTCAAATCCTCGAAGTGCCCATAGTCTCCACCGTGCGGCACGGCGGAGAATCCACCACTAACTGGGCCTCGGCCGTTAGAATGTATTGGGGGGCGTTTCGAATGTGGCGCTCGACCGCGAGCGATCAGAACCCTGACCGAGGGTCTGAAAATTGA
- a CDS encoding 1-deoxy-D-xylulose-5-phosphate synthase has translation MRLACTRALTEIARSDPRILLLTADLGFMVLEEFSEAHPTRFFNVGVAEANMIGLATGLAASGYVPYVYSIATFASMRGYEQIRNGPILHKLPVRIIGVGGGFEYGHAGITHHALEDLTIARVQPGLTVVAPADHEQASAAIRATYDLPGPIYYRIGKRDDYVLPGLGGRFRLGRIETVRDGDDVLILVLGSIAAEAIKASDILSRKGIQANVSVVSSLRPAPVEDIHRMLKRFPLVVTVEEHYVDGGLGSLVAEIAAENGTCGRVFRCGVRTPPSATCGGEACLREVNGLSARSISDSVVNALKEFGE, from the coding sequence ATGAGACTTGCCTGCACGAGGGCGCTCACCGAGATTGCCCGATCCGATCCACGAATTTTGCTTTTGACGGCAGACCTGGGCTTCATGGTTTTGGAGGAGTTTTCAGAGGCGCATCCCACCCGGTTTTTCAATGTTGGAGTGGCCGAAGCGAACATGATCGGCCTTGCGACCGGTCTTGCAGCGTCGGGCTACGTTCCTTACGTCTATTCGATCGCTACCTTCGCTTCCATGAGGGGTTACGAGCAGATACGCAACGGACCGATACTTCACAAACTTCCGGTGCGCATTATCGGCGTGGGAGGCGGTTTTGAATATGGGCACGCGGGTATCACGCATCACGCTCTGGAGGACCTGACCATAGCCCGAGTCCAGCCCGGCCTGACCGTGGTAGCCCCTGCCGATCACGAGCAGGCATCCGCTGCCATACGAGCGACGTACGATCTACCGGGGCCTATTTACTACCGTATTGGCAAGAGGGACGACTATGTGCTTCCCGGCTTGGGCGGGCGATTCAGGCTGGGGAGAATCGAAACGGTCAGGGACGGCGACGATGTTCTGATTCTTGTGCTTGGCAGCATAGCCGCTGAAGCCATCAAAGCATCCGACATTCTTTCCCGAAAAGGAATTCAGGCCAATGTGTCGGTCGTGTCTTCTCTGAGGCCCGCGCCTGTAGAGGACATTCACCGGATGCTGAAACGTTTTCCGCTGGTGGTGACTGTGGAGGAGCACTACGTGGATGGAGGTCTCGGTTCCCTTGTTGCTGAGATTGCGGCAGAAAACGGAACTTGCGGCCGGGTCTTCAGATGCGGTGTCCGGACGCCGCCCTCGGCAACATGCGGCGGAGAGGCTTGCCTGCGGGAGGTAAACGGTCTTTCGGCCCGGAGTATATCAGACAGCGTGGTAAATGCGCTCAAAGAGTTTGGAGAATGA